DNA sequence from the Methanothermobacter sp. genome:
ATCCTTATGAGTCTAGTTTTTGATAAATGGGAACTGGAGGAAGTCAAGGTTGAGGATATGGGCCTTGCAAAGTACATATGCCTTGACAGCATCCTGGTTCCCCACACAATGGGAAGACACGTTAAGAGGCAGTTTGCAAAGTCAAAGGTTTCAATAGTTGAGAGACTGATAAACAAGGTTATGAGGACCGAGAGGAACTCAGGTAAAAAGAACAAGGCCTACAAGATAGTTAAGGAGGCCTTTGAAATCATAAGCCGGAGGACCAAGGAGAACCCGGTCCAGATCCTTGTCAAGGCCGTTGAAAACACCTCCCCGCGGGAGGAGACCACAAGGATCAAGTATGGGGGTATAGGTTACCAGGTTGCAGTTGACATATCCCCACAGAGAAGGGTGGACCTGTCCCTCGGATTCATAACCAAGGGTGCAATGCAGGCGGCATTCAAGAACAAGAAATCCATAGAGGAGTGCCTGGCAAACGAGATAATGCTGGCTGCAGAGTATGACACAAGGAGCTTTGCAATCCAGAAGAAGGAAGAGAAAGAAAGGATAGCCAGATCCGCACATTAAACTTACAGGTGGTTTTAGTGAGCAGACGTGCAAAAATGATTAGCAAGATTAAGGAGCTCATGTACCAGCCGGAATACATCCGTAACATCGGTATAGTGGCGCACATCGACCATGGTAAAACAACCCTTTCAGACAACCTCCTGGCTGGTGCAGGGATGATCTCCGCTGAACTGGCAGGGGATCAGCGTTTCCTTGACTTCGACGAACAGGAACAGGCAAGGGGTATCACCATTGACGCCGCAAACGTTTCAATGGTCCACTCCTATGAGGGAGACGAATACCTCATCAACCTCATAGACACCCCGGGTCACGTGGACTTCGGGGGTGACGTTACAAGGGCCATGAGGGCTGTGGACGGCGCCGTTGTGGTGGTGTGCGCAGTTGAGGGTATAATGCCCCAGACAGAAACGGTACTCAGACAGGCCCTCAAGGAAAATGTGAGGCCCGTCCTCTTCATCAACAAGGTTGACAGGCTCATAAATGAACTCAAACTGGACGCCAGTGAGCTCCAGGAGAGGTTCATAAAGATCATTGCCAACGCAAACAAACTCATCAAGAACATGGCCCCTGAGGAATTCAGGGACAAATGGCAGGTCCGTGTGGAGGATGGAAGCGTTGCCTTCGGTTCAGCATACCACAACTGGGCCATAAACGTCCCGATAATGCAGGAGACCGGTATAAACTTCAACGACATCTACAAGTACTGTACGGATGACAACCAGAAGGAACTCGCCCAGAAGGTGCCCCTCCACCAGGTGCTCCTGGGAATGGTGGTTGAGCACCTACCAAGCCCTGCCAAGTCCCAGGCATACAGGGTGCCCATAATATGGTCAGGGGACCTTGAGAGCGAGGAAGGACAGGCCATGCTCAAAACAGACCCTGAAGGTCCCCTTGCGGTTATGGTTACAGATGTCAGTATAGACAAACATGCAGGGGAAGTCGCAACCGGACGTGTCTACGGTGGTACCATAGAGAAGGGAAGCGAGGTCTTCCTTGTTGGTTCACACAGCAAGGCACGTGTCCAGCAGGTCGGTGTCTACATGGGACCCGAGAGGGTCAACACCGACAAGGTTCCTGCAGGTAACATAGTCGCAATAACCGGTGCCAAGAACGCTGTTGCAGGTGAAACCATCTGTGACACAGGAAGAAAGATAAAGGCCTTCGAGGGTCTCGAACACATATCAGAACCCGTGGTTACAGTTGCAGTTGAGGCCAAGAATACCAAGGACCTTCCAAAACTCATAGAGGTCCTCAGACAGGTTGGTAAGGAGGACCCAACGGTAAGGGTTGAGATCAACGAGGAGACCGGTGAGCACCTCATATCAGGTATGGGTGAACTCCACCTTGAGATCATAGCCTACAGGATAAACGAGAAGGGTGTTGAGATAGAGACCTCAGAGCCCATAGTGGTTTACAGGGAAACGGTTTCAGGAACCGCGGGTCCAGTTGAGGGTAAATCACCCAACAAGCACAACAGATTCTACATAGAAATTGAACCCGTCGAAGAATCAGTGATGCAGGCGATACAGGAAGGTAAGATAAAGGAGGGTCGCGTCAAGGGTAAAGAAGCCGCTAAGGACTTCATAGAGGCCGGTATGGATAAGGAGGAGGCCAGAAGGGTCTGGGACGTCTATGAGAAGAACCTCTTCATCAACATGACCCGTGGTATCCAGTACCTTGACGAGATAAAGGAACTACTCCTTGATGGTTTCGAAAGTGCAATGGACAACGGCCCCATCGCCAAGGAAAAGGTTATGGGCGTTAAGATAAAGCTCATGGACGCCAAGATCCACGAGGACGCAGTCCACAGGGGTCCGGCCCAGGTCTTACCCGCCATAAGGAAGGGTATATTCGGTGCCATGATGTCTGCCGAGCCCACGGTGCTTGAACCCATACAGAAGGTGTTCATCAACGTGCCCCAGGACTACATGGGAAGCGCAACCCGTGAAATACAGAACAGGCGCGGGCAGATCGTCAACATGACCCAGGAGGGTGACATGGTAACCGTTGAATCTGTGGTGCCTGTGGCAGAGATGTTCGGATTCGCAGGTGATATCAGGTCAGCCACCGAGGGTAGATGTCTCTGGTCAACAGAGAACGCTGGATTCGAGAAACTGCCAAATGAACTGCAGCACACAATAATAAGGGAAGTGAGGACCAGGAAGGGTCTAAGTCCTGAGCCATACAGGGCGGACCACTACCTGGGTTAACCCCATTAAACTTATATAATTAAAAGGAATATAGGAAATTACCTTAGACAAACAACACGTGTAGGTGTTGAATCTAGATCAGGCTAAATCATCACATATGGAGGTATAATATGGCTAAAGAAAAAGAACACATGAACCTGGCGTTTATTGGACACGTAGACCACGGAAAATCCACACTAGTGGGACACCTGCTCCTCCAGGCAGGGGCAATCGCCGAGCAGCAGCTGGCTGACGGTGAGGACAAGTTCAGGTTCGTCATGGACAGGCTCTCCGAAGAAAGGGAAAGGGGAGTTACAATCGACCTTGCACACGCAAAATTCGAAACAGACAAGTACGAGTTCACCATCGTGGACTGCCCTGGACACCGTGACTTCGTTAAGAACATGATCACAGGTGCATCCCAGGCAGACGCCGCAGTCCTTGTGGTTGCAGTTGACGACGGTGTAATGCCCCA
Encoded proteins:
- the rpsG gene encoding 30S ribosomal protein S7, with protein sequence MSLVFDKWELEEVKVEDMGLAKYICLDSILVPHTMGRHVKRQFAKSKVSIVERLINKVMRTERNSGKKNKAYKIVKEAFEIISRRTKENPVQILVKAVENTSPREETTRIKYGGIGYQVAVDISPQRRVDLSLGFITKGAMQAAFKNKKSIEECLANEIMLAAEYDTRSFAIQKKEEKERIARSAH
- a CDS encoding elongation factor EF-2, which codes for MSRRAKMISKIKELMYQPEYIRNIGIVAHIDHGKTTLSDNLLAGAGMISAELAGDQRFLDFDEQEQARGITIDAANVSMVHSYEGDEYLINLIDTPGHVDFGGDVTRAMRAVDGAVVVVCAVEGIMPQTETVLRQALKENVRPVLFINKVDRLINELKLDASELQERFIKIIANANKLIKNMAPEEFRDKWQVRVEDGSVAFGSAYHNWAINVPIMQETGINFNDIYKYCTDDNQKELAQKVPLHQVLLGMVVEHLPSPAKSQAYRVPIIWSGDLESEEGQAMLKTDPEGPLAVMVTDVSIDKHAGEVATGRVYGGTIEKGSEVFLVGSHSKARVQQVGVYMGPERVNTDKVPAGNIVAITGAKNAVAGETICDTGRKIKAFEGLEHISEPVVTVAVEAKNTKDLPKLIEVLRQVGKEDPTVRVEINEETGEHLISGMGELHLEIIAYRINEKGVEIETSEPIVVYRETVSGTAGPVEGKSPNKHNRFYIEIEPVEESVMQAIQEGKIKEGRVKGKEAAKDFIEAGMDKEEARRVWDVYEKNLFINMTRGIQYLDEIKELLLDGFESAMDNGPIAKEKVMGVKIKLMDAKIHEDAVHRGPAQVLPAIRKGIFGAMMSAEPTVLEPIQKVFINVPQDYMGSATREIQNRRGQIVNMTQEGDMVTVESVVPVAEMFGFAGDIRSATEGRCLWSTENAGFEKLPNELQHTIIREVRTRKGLSPEPYRADHYLG